A segment of the Pseudoalteromonas sp. UG3-2 genome:
TGCCAAGTGCCATCAATTAATAATCCCATGCATCCTCCTAAACAATATCGCCAAAACGGCCTTGTTGATAGTCTCTCACCGCTTGGTGTAGCTCTTCTTGAGTGTTCATTACAAACGGTCCCATATGGGCAATACGTTCATTAATGGCTTTTCCGGCCAAGATGAGAAACCCCGCAGATTCTTGTGAGCGCAGCACAATGGGGTATTGGCTATCAAGCTCTAATAATGATTGTGTGCCATACTGTTGTAATTGGCCACTGTGAATATAAATCAACACTTTATCAAAGTGTGATAGGTCTAACTTCAGCTCATCGCCTGGTTGCAAACTGACATCGGCAAGTGCCCCCTGCCCTGCTAATTGTTGCAAAGGAGAAGCTAAGGTCTGCTCGCCAAGCTGCCAGGTTCCTGCCAGCGCTTTAAATTGGCTACCCGACCCTAAGTCTGTTACCGGCGCTGGATTGTCGGTGGTGTCTTGGTATTTGGGTGCACGCATTTTGTCTTTTGCTGGCATATTGAGCCAGATTTGAAAGCCATGCATCCCCTCACTGTCATTTAATGGCATTTCTGAATGCACCACTCCTCGACCAGTGCTCATCCATTGGACATCGCCGCTGCGGATCGCCTTTACATTGCCCATTTGGTCTTTGTGTTCAAACCCGCCTTTGCGGATATAAGTAAAGGTCTCAATACCGCGATGAGGATGTGCTGGGAAACCAGCCATAAAATCTTTTTTATCATCTGATTTAAGTTCATCAATCATTAAATAGGGATCAAGGCTTTTACCATCAAAACCAGCTATACGGTTAATTTTGACCCCAGCACCATCTTGAGTTGCTTGAGCACGCTTTAATTGTTTGAGTTTCATCTTTAGTCCTAGCAAAACTTATCTTGACACTAGAGTAGCAAAGCATAGTAAGATTAAAATTAGCGAAAATCGTCGCTTTCATTCGTTTTAGCAGAATGAAAAAGACAATTGTCTTAATGTAAAGCCCCATTACAGCTCCTTAGTTTGCAGCTTTTCTGCTGCTTCAAAATATGACTTTTGTCAGTGTTTTTACTGACAACCATCACTGTTACTTGTTACTAGC
Coding sequences within it:
- a CDS encoding pirin family protein; translation: MKLKQLKRAQATQDGAGVKINRIAGFDGKSLDPYLMIDELKSDDKKDFMAGFPAHPHRGIETFTYIRKGGFEHKDQMGNVKAIRSGDVQWMSTGRGVVHSEMPLNDSEGMHGFQIWLNMPAKDKMRAPKYQDTTDNPAPVTDLGSGSQFKALAGTWQLGEQTLASPLQQLAGQGALADVSLQPGDELKLDLSHFDKVLIYIHSGQLQQYGTQSLLELDSQYPIVLRSQESAGFLILAGKAINERIAHMGPFVMNTQEELHQAVRDYQQGRFGDIV